GTTTAATCTTACTGGATTATTGTCACAATCTCCTAGAGTTTCAGCTTTAACTTCAACGCAAGATGTCTTACATTCAGGTTTTTTGTGTATTATAGCATTTTCAAATCTATTATTATGACAATCTACATCTCTTTTATTTACGAAAACTTCTCTATTATTCAATTTAATTTCCTCCTATCAGTCTTTTATGATGTCTAAAATCCTATTGTCCTCTTACCTAGTACATAGTATTCTGTCATTATATTTTGGTGAATTTTATTTAAGAATTTTTTAAAGTTACTTAAGTTTACACAAGATTTCTTTACAATCTTTCATTTAAAAACCATGGTACAACAATATTTGATCATATTAAATGATTGGACATAAAGGTACTCTAGCTAAAACTAGTTTTATATCAGAAAAGTTGCTTATTGCTTTGCTTCTTTCCCAATACAAGTATATTGTAGATTTGAAAAAATGTTCCTATAAAAATTTTTAAAAATGTGCATCTCTAGTTCGACTCTATTTTTAAAATATTTGTACAAATCAAGGTATTAATATAATTTTGTTCTATAGCATACATTCCATATAGCTCAATATAATGTAGTATAAAACGGCATAAAAACTGTGTATGTTTTACAAATCATTAATAGAGATCTGAAACCATGTACTACTCAAATAGATCCACTAAGTTTACTACCTTAATTGAGGATCCTTTAGCATAAGAGATTGTTTAGGCAATTTGTCGATACTAGGCAAGTTGCCTTTTTATAATCCCTACCAATCTTTTAATTTGTTATATACCAAAATCATCAGTTATTTCATAAGAGAATCCATAGAGTTTTGGTAAGTAAGCATGTATTATAGCATATGATATTTTTTATGCAGAATAAAAAATAGGGTAAAGCCTAAGCTCTACCCTTATTCATCTACCTTTTTAGCATCCAAAAATTCCACGTCCACAAAATAGTACAACAAGTAATAGGAAGAAGAAAAGTAGGCTATCTCCTGATCCTTTAAAAATACCACAGTTACAGAAAATTATCACCAATATCAAGAAGAAGAAAAGTAAACTACTTTGAGTTCCTCCAAACAAACCACCTAAACCTAGATTACATTCACCCATATATTACACCTACCTTTTCGAATTTTAGGTACCGCTAAATACACAACCTTTTTCTCTTTCAGTCCTAAGACTATCTATAGTTGTAATATATATTATGAAATTATCTATAAATTGTTCTATATTTTTCTATAAAAAATAAAAAGGGGGAACCTAAGTTACCCCAACATTAATAAATCCCCCAAACATCAATGTTTGAGGGATTTTGTATTTTATAAATATTATCTCTTTGAGAATTGTGGTGCACGTCTTGCTGCTTTTAAACCGTATTTCTTTCTTTCCTTAGCTCTTGCATCTCTAGTTAAGAAACCAGCTTTTTTAAGAGTTCCTCTTAATTCTTCATCAGACTTTACTAATGCTCTAGCGATTCCGTGTCTTAAAGCTCCAGCTTGTCCAGTGTATCCTCCACCTGCCACTGTTGCGATTACATCGAATCTACCTAATGTTTCTGTAATTGTTAGAGGCATTCTAACATCTCTCTTTAAAGTTTCATATTTAAAATATTCTTCGATATCTCTGTTGTTTATTTTAACATTTCCTTCACCAGGAACTAATCTTACTCTAGCGATAGATTGCTTTCTTCTACCTGTTCCGTAATAAGCTACTCTTGCCATCCATAACTCCTCCTTTCAAATTTCCTACTTTATATATCTAATGCTTCTGGTTTTTGAGCTTCGTGATTGTGGTTTGGTCCAGCATATACTTTTAATTTTGTAAGCATTTGTCTTCCAAGTCTATTTTTTGGAAGCATACCTTTTACCGCATTGTAAACAAGCTTTTCAGGTTTTTCAGCAAGAAGTCTTCTAAAAGAAACTTGTTTTAATCCACCTGGATGTCCTGTATGATAAGTATAGAAAGATTGATCTAATTTCTTACCAGTTAAAACTACCTTCTCTGCATTAACAACGATTACAAAATCACCAGTGTCTACATAAGGTGTAAATTCTGGCTTGTTTTTTCCTCTTAAAATTGTAGCGATTTCTGTTGAAAGTCTACCTAAAGTTTTTCCTTCAGCATCGACAATATACCACTTTCTTTCAACTTCATTCGGTTTTGCCATATATGATTTCATTGTTTTCCCTCCTTGTAAATCATCGATTTTTAAATGTTATCTTGTTTTTGTCACGTTCTATATATGTGTCAAGATCCGGGGCAGTGGATCATATTTACACACTCTCGTATATTTTAATACAATGCGCCTAGTGTGTCAAGGGGTAAAATACCTTATCTAAAAATAATCCTTGGGGTGGCGCTGTATGACCTGCCACTGTTCTATCCTTGGTTTCAAGCGCCCTATTAATATGCTCTATCGATATTTTTCCCATACCAACTTCCACTAAAGTCCCTGTAATAATTCTAACCATATTGTATAGAAAACCATCGCCCTCTATATAAACATATAGACTATTATCTTTAATTATAATATCTAAATTTCGGATAGTTCTCACTGTATTTTCAACACTACTGCCACTGGACATAAAGCCTCTAAAGTCATGGGTTCCTAGTAAAAGTTTTGCTCCATCTCTCATTTTTTTATGGTCTAACTTATAATGGACATGATAGCTATAGTTCCTAAGTAAGGGGTTTCTATACCTACCTTCATAAATATGATAAATATATCGTTTGCCAATAGCACTATACCGAGCATGAAAATCCATAGGAACCTCCATTGCATTAATAATAGAAATATCATTTGGTAGGTTGCTATTAAAAGCTAATGGAAGCCTATCTACTGGAATATTGCTTTCAAGTATAAAACTTGCCACTTGACCATAGGCATGAACACCAGCATCTGTTCTTCCAGACCCATTAATACTAAGTTCTTTACCTGTAAGTTTTTTTAGAGCTCTCATTATTTCTTCCTGTATTGTTCTACTATTAGGTTGAATTTGCCATCCACTATAGTTTGTTCCATCATATTGAATTTCGACCATAATGTTTTTCATTGTATCATTCCTAACGGCTAACATCTTATAATGCAACTCGATGAAAAATTAAAACTGCTAATAAAAATGTGGTTACTACTAGAGCTACTGTATCTTTCCCTGTCATTTTTAATTCCTTCATTCTAGTACGATTTTCGCCACCACGATAGCATCTTGCTTCCATAGCCATGGCTAATTCATCAGCTCTTCTAAATGCACTAATAAACAAGGGAACTAATAAAGGTACTAAGCTTTTTGCTCTACTAATAATATTCCCACTTTCGAAATCAGCTCCACGAGCCATTTGTGCTTTCATAATCTTATCAGTTTCTTCAAGTAAAGTAGGGATAAACCTAAGAGCAATTGTCATCATCATAGCTAACTCATGGGCTGGTACACCTATCTTTTTAAATGGGTTTAATAGATGTTCTATCCCATCTGTTAGTGCTATTGGTGAAGTAGTTAATGTTAATAAAGAAGTTCCCATAACTAATAATACTAGTCTAATAGCCATAAAAAACGCCTGATATAAGCCTTCTCTTGTCATAACTAAAGGGCCTAGATTGAAAATAGGTTCTCCTTGTGTCATAAATATATTAATTATAAATGTAATTATTATTATTATTCTTAAAGGTTTTAATCCTTTAATAATGTATTTTATAGGTATTTTAGATATATATACAGAAACAAATATAAAAGCAATAATATAAGCATAAGGAATAAAGGTATTAATAATAAATAATCCTATTATTAATGCAAAGGTAATCAGTATCTTAGTCCTCGGGTCTAATTTATGAACATAGGACCCTGTTGGATAATATTGACCAATTGTAATGTCTTTAAGCATTTTTATTACTCCTTATCCATTTTAAAATTTCTTCCTTAGCTTCTTCCACTGTAAATATATCTTCCCTTAGCTCAATACCCTTTGCCTTTAACGCTCTAATTAAATAGCTTATTTGTGGAACTCCAAGTCCTATAGATTCTAAGGTTTCTACCTGTTGGAATACTTCTCTAGGATCCCCAAGAAGTGCAATCTTTCCTCTATGCATAACAATAATACGGTCTACTAGCTTTGCAATATCCTCCATACTATGAGATACTAAAATAACCGTATTTTTATATTGGCTATGCAGCATTTTTATTTCTTCTAAAATTTCATCCCTTGTTCTAGGATCTAAGCCTGCCGTAGGTTCGTCTAATATTAACACTTCTGGTTTCATAGCGAATACTCCAGCAATAGCTACCCTTCTTCTTTGACCCCCACTTAGTTCAAATGGAGATCTGTCTTTTAATTCTTCAAATGAAAGCTTTACAAATTCCATAGCCTCCTTAATCCTTTCTTCTACTTCAGATTCTGATAACCCTAAGTTCAGAGGTCCAAAGGCAATATCCTTATATATTGTTTCTTCAAATAGTTGATGTTCTGGATATTGAAAAACTAAACCAACCTTTTTTCTTACATCTCTTAACTTAACTGATTTGTCGGTAATATCAGTACCACTAATAATAATTTTACCAGAAGTGGGTTTTATCAATCCATTTAAATGCTGAGTTAAAGTAGACTTACCTGATCCAGTATGACCTATGAGACCTATAAATTCTCCAGATTTAATCTCAACATTAACATTATCTAATGCCTTAGTTTCAAATGGGCTACCTGGGTTATATACATATGTTAAATTTTCTATTTTAATTGACATAATCTCATCACCATTTCATCAACAGTTAATATATCTTGAGGTAAATCAATTCCCTCTTTTATCAATTCATTAGTTAAGTCTGTTATTTGAGGTACATCTAATCCTAACTCTTTTAACTGCTCAACTTTAGAGAACACTTCTTTGGGTTTACCTTCCAAAACTATTTGCCCATTTTCCATTACTATAACCCTATCTGCATCTACAGCTTCTTCCATAAAGTGGGTAATATGAACTATTGTAATATTTTCTTCTTTATTAAGCTTTTTTATAGTATTAATTACTTCCTTACGACCCGATGGATCTAACATCGCAGTTGGCTCATCAAAGATTATACAATTAGGTCTCATAGCAATGACTCCTGCAATAGCAATTCTTTGTTTTTGTCCACCAGATAATAAATGTGGAGCTTTACCTCTATATTCTAGCATATCTACAATATTAAGAGCTTCTTCTACTCTTCTTATAATCTCTACTGGAGGAACACCTAAGTTTTCAGGCCCAAATGCAACATCTTCTTCTACAATTGTAGCTACAATTTGATTGTCAGGATTTTGGAATACCATTCCAGCTGTCTGCCTAATATTCCATATGTTTTCTTCCTCTTTTGTATTTAATCCTTTAACAAGTACGTCTCCCTTTGTAGGTAATAAAAGAGCATTCATATGTTTAGCCAAAGTTGACTTTCCTGAACCATTGTGTCCAATTACTACCACAAATTCACCGGACTCAACCGTAACTGTAACATCATTTAGGGCTAGCATACCTTCATCATCATTATTTTTATACTGAAATTGTATATTATTAACCTCTATCATTTTACTCATCCTATAGTCCCTTCTTTATTTTCATATAATCATACGTCAAAATCTAAACATCTTATATTATAACTTATTTTCTACTTGTTGACTATGATTTATGTGTAAAAAGTCGTCTATCACTATGGAAGCAACTCCTATCACACTTATAATTATGCTATTATTTTTACAATACTTCATGCCCATCTTAAACTTTTAACCTAGTTCAAAATTTCAAGTGCTTAGGATTTATTTTTAATTTAAAGTTATCAAAACTCACCAATCTACTGCTTCTATAGAGAATCTTAATGATTAAAGGATTATACTTGTTTAAACAATAAAAAAACAGGGACTAAGCCTATTAACTTAATCCCTCCTATCTATTATACTAATTCGATGATTACCATCTCTGCAGCGTCGCCTTTTCTTGGTCCAAGCTTCATAATACGTGTATATCCACCATTACGCTCTTGATATTTTGGCGCAATTTCATCAAATAAATTCTTAACTACAGTTTCTTCTGTTATAAAGCTAAGAACTTGTCTTCTAGCATGTAGATCTCCTCTTTTTGCAAGAGTAATCATTTTTTCAGCTAGTCTTCTTGTTTCTTTAGCTCTTGTTTCTGTTGTTTCAATTCTACCGCTTTTTAATAAACTAGTTACTAGGTTTCTAAGCATTAAATTTCTATGAGCGCTTACACGTCCTAATTTACGATAATGTGCCATGTCTATCCCTCCTTACTACATCCTATTCATCGCTAGGTTTTAATCCAAGACCTAACTCGTCAAGCTTTTTCTGAACTTCTTCAAGAGACTTTCTTCCAAGGTTTCTTACCTTCATCATATCCTCTTCAGACTTTTGAGCAAGTTCATCTACTGTATTAATGCCTGCACGTTTCAGACAGTTATAGGATCTTACTGAAAGGTCAAGCTCTTCTATAGTCATTTCAAGAACCTTTTCCTTTTTATCCTCTTCTTTCTGTACCATGATCTCTACATCATTAACATGCTCAGTTAATGTAATGAATAGATTTAAGTGTTCATTCATTATCTTTGCTGCCAAAGATATAGCTTCATCAGGCATAATACTTCCATCGGTAAAGACTTCAATAATCAGTCGATCATAGTCAGTAACTTGACCTACCCTTGTGTTCTCAACATAATAACTAACCTTTGTTACAGGAGTAAATATTGAGTCTATAGGTAGTACACCGATAGGCATTCCTGGGGTTTTGTTGTTTTCTGCTGGTACATATCCTCTTCCTTTAGCAATGGTTAATTCCATTGTTAGAGTTCCATCACTATCTAAGGTAGCAATATGCATTTCTGGACTAAGGATTTCAACGTCTGCATCTGCAATGATATCACCTGCAGTTATAGTTCCTTCGCCTTTTGCTTCAATACGAACCGTTTTAGGCTCATTTCCGTGCATACGAATAGACAAGCCTTTTAAGTTAATTATAATCTCTGAAACATCCTCTTTTACACCTGGGATTGTAGAAAATTCATGTAAGACACCATCAATTTTTACAGACGTTACCGCCGCCCCAGGTAATGAAGATAACATAATTCTTCTTAGGGAATTCCCTAATGTGGTTCCATAACCTCTCTCTAGCGGCTCCACTGTAAACTTTCCATAGGTATTTTCTTCATTAATCTCTACTACTTCTACCTTTGGCTTTTCCATTTCTATCATTGATTTGAACCCTCCTTTAGCATTTTCTCTATTATATTGAGGGCAACTGATTCTAAAAATTATTATTTAGAGTATAGCTCTACGATTAAGTTTTCTGCGATTGGTAAATCTATATCTTCTCTTGAAGGTAATGAAACTATTTTTCCCTCTAATTTTTCTGCATCAGCTGTTAACCAATTTGGAACATTTCCTTTAAAGTTTTCAGCTAAAGCTTTGAATTTATTTGATGACTTAGACTTTTCAGCAACAACAATAGTATCTCCTGCACTAACTAAATATGAAGGGATATCTACTTTTTTACCATTTACTAAAAAGTGTCCATGAACAACTAATTGTCTAGCTTCTGCTCTAGAAGCTCCAAAACCTAATCTATAAACAACGTTGTCTAGACGAGTTTCTAATATTCTTAAAAGGTTTTCACCTGTAATACCAGCTTGCTTATCAGCCATCTCAAAGTATTTTCTAAATTGAGACTCTAATACACCATAGAATCTTTTTGCTTTTTGTTTTTCTCTTAATTGAATTCCATAGTTTGATAGTTTTTTTCTACTGTTACCGTGCTGTCCTGGAGCATAAGCTCTTTTAGAAATTGCACATTTATCTGTGTAGCATCTATCGCCTTTTAGGTATAATTTCATACCCTCTCTACGACATAATCTACATACCGCTTCTGTATATCTTGCCATTTACTTACACCTCCCGATCTTCATTAAACTCTTCTACGTTTTGGCGGTCTACAACCGTTATGTGGAATTGGAGTTACATCTTTAATAAGGTTAACTTCAAGTCCTGCAGCTTGTAGTGAACGAATTGCAGCTTCTCTTCCTGCACCTGGTCCCTTAACATAAACTTCTACAGTTTTTAATCCGTGCTCCATAGCAGCCTTAGCAGCAGTTTCTGCAGCCATTTGAGCAGCGAAAGGAGTTGATTTTCTTGATCCTTTGAATCCTAATTGACCTGCACTAGCCCAAGAAATTACATTTCCTTGCATGTCAGTTAAAGTAATAATTGAATTGTTAAATGTTGATTGAATATGTGCTTGACCACGTTCTATATTTTTACGTTCTCTTCTTCGAGTACGAACGCCTTTTTTCTTAGCTACCTTTGCCATTCTCGCTGTACCTCCTTACCTACTATTTTTTCTTCTTACGACCAACAGTTTTCTTAGGACCTTTTCTTGTACGAGCATTAGTTTTTGTCTTTTGTCCTCTTACTGGCAATCCTTTAATATGTCTTAATCCTCTATAACATCTGATCTCTTTTAATCTCTTAATGTTTAAAGCGATTTCTCTTCTTAAATCCCCTTCAACATGATGATCTGAGTCGATAATTTTTCTTAAGTTATTTACTTCTTCCTCTGTTAAATCCTTTACTCTTGTATCAGGATTAATACCTGCAGCAGCTAATATACCATTTGATGTTTTTCTACCGATACCAAATATATATGTTAAGCCAACTTCAACTCTTTTATCTCTTGGCAAGTCAACACCAGCTATTCTAGCCATATTGATTTACACCTCCTAATTCTATTGTTCCACCATCTTATATTCTCTGTATTACTAGTCTTTTTCTAATGTAAATTTAGATTTAAAATGAATATTTTGTATCGCAATAGCTTTTGGGGAATCAGTTAGAAACTGACGCAGCCGCTCCCGCAAGCTTATAACTACAATACTGTATTATACTATAAAACAACTGAAAGTTCCAGTAGTATTTAAACTAGTTTAACCTTGTTTTTGTTTGTGTTTAGGATTTTCGCAGATAACCATAACTCTGCCATTCCTTTTGATTATTTTACACTTTTCACAAATTGGTTTAACCGATGGTCTAACCTTCATTGTTATCCCTCCTTGACTACTTCTTTCGCCATGTTATTCTACCACGAGTCAAATCATATGGAGATAACTCTACCGTAACCTTATCCCCAGGCAGAATCCTAATAAAGTTCATTCTTAATTTTCCTGATATGTGTCCTAAAACCTCATGACCATTTTCAAGTTCTACAATAAACATCGCATTTGGTAATGCTTCTTTTACTGTACCTTCTAATTCAATTACATCTTGCTTCGACATTGAGCAATCAAACCTCCATTTCTAACCCCAGGATTTTACACCTAGTCTTTCAAGCTCTCTACGTATAAAGGCATTATTTATTTTCTCATTGTTTAAAATTGCATCTTTAATTTCTTTAGATACAATATTCAACTTTGCCAAGTGTTTAATCTTTTTTTTCTTAGGTCTATCTATTCTTCTTAATGATCCATCAACAATTAAGACATGATTGTTATCAGCTTTACCAAACACGACAAAAACTCTTCCCTGATCACGTCCAGTTTTTGACTTAACTATTTGTCCTATGTCTAAATCAGTTTGTTCCATATAGTCACCTCATTTGTCTGGATTATAGCTTTGTAAGAATCTCAGGTTCTCCATCCGTAATTGCTACGGTATGTTCGTAATGAGCTGAGTATTCACCATCTAAGGTTACTACTGTCCAACCATCTGAAAGTACTTTAACTTCGTAGGTTCCTATGTTAATCATTGGTTCTATAGCTAAGACCATTCCTTCTTTTAATCTTGGTCCTTTTCCTGGAGGACCATAGTTAGGAATTTGTGGTTCTTCATGCATACTTGTACCGATTCCATGGCCTACGTAGTTTCTAACCACTGAAAAACCCCTGTCTTCAACATGGGTTTGAATAGCATAGGATATATCTGATAACCGATAGCCTAACTTTGCAAACTTAATTCCCTCATAAAAGCTTTGCCTAGTTACTTCTATAAGCTCCTGTGCTCTCTGACTAATCTTTCCTATGGCATGAGTTTTTGCAGAGTCACCATAATAACCTTTGTAGAGTGCCCCGATATCTATACTGATAATATCGCCATCTTCTAGTGTTTTTAATCCAGGTATACCATGGACTACTTCGTGATTAACGGAGGCACATATGCTAGCTGGAAAACCTCCATATCCTTTAAATGCAGGAATTGCTCCTTTTTTAAGAATATGTTTTTCAGCTATCGCATCTAGTTCCTTTGTCGTAATTCCCGGTTTTATTGCCTCTCTAACAAGTTCATGGGCTTCAGCAACAATTTTTCCAGCTTCTCGCATTAATTCAATTTCTTGACGCGATTTTATATATATCATTATAGCTCGCTCCCTAAAGAGGTCACAATATCTTCAAACACTTCATTTATTCTTCTGTCGCCATCTATAGTAACTAGCTTATCTTGTTTACTGTAGTACTCTATTAATGGAGTTGTTTCCTTCAAATAAACTTCGATACGTTTTGTTACTGTCTCTTCGTTATCATCATCTCGTTGATAAAGATTACCACCGCATTGGTCGCAATTTTCTCCCTTTGTTGATGGATTATATTTTACGTGGAATGTGGCACCGCATTCTCTACATATTCTTCTTCCAACGGCTCTTTCCACTAAAATGCCTTTATCAACTTCTATATTTATTACTCTATCTAAGGCTCCATCCATATTTGCTAACACTTTATCTAAAGCTTCAGCCTGCACTACCGTTCTTGGAAATCCATCTAATAGAAATCCACCTGTACAATCTTCTTGCTTTAAACGATCTTCCACAATTTCCACTACAACTTCATCTGGAACTAAAAGACCTTGATCCATGTAACCTTTAGCTTTTTTGCCAAGTTCAGTACCTTGTTTAATGTTATATCTAAAAATGTCTCCAGTGGAAATATGAGGAATGTTGTATTTTTCAACAATAGCTGCAGCCTGTGTTCCTTTCCCCGCCCCTGGGGGACCAAGTAAAATTAATCTCATTATACCATCTCCTGGTTAAATTATAAGGATTAGATTCATGGGGTAAACGCCCCATGAGTCCTTTTCTTATTCTTACTTCAAGAATCCTTGGTAATGTCTCATTAAAAGTTGTGCTTCAATTTGCTTCATTGTTTCTAATGCAACACCTACAACGATTATAATTGTTGTACCACCAAAAGCAATTGGTATTTTTGTTGCACCAAGAATAATTGTAGGAACAATTGTAATTACTGCTAAGAATACTGCTCCTGCTAATGTAATTCTTGTAAGAACCTTATTTAAATAATCCGCTGTAGGCTTTCCTGGTCTAATACCTGGTATAAATCCACCATTCTTTTTCATATTGGTAGATACTTCTACAGGATTAAATGTTACTGCAGTATAGAAATAAGTAAAGAATATAATTAATACTGCACTTAAAAGGTTATAAATAAACACTCCTGGCATAGCATTAGGTGATAACCATGTTGCTAAAAATCTAGAGAACCCATTATCTTGACCAATAAAGTAGGCAATTGTATGAGGGAACTGAAGAAGTGACATAGCAAAGATTACTGGAATAACACCTGATTGATTTACTTTTAGTGGAATATGAGAACTTTGTCCACCATACATTTTTCTTCCAACAACTCTTTTAGCATATTGTACAGGAATTTTTCTTGTTCCTTCTTGAATAGCAATAACACCAACTACCATTAGTAACGCTATAGCTATAAATACTACAATAGCTAGGGGATTTAATTCTCCTTGTTTTGCTAAAGCAAAAGTACTGTAGATACTATTAGGTAGTCCTGATACAATACCAGCAAAGATTAAAAGAGAAATACCATTCCCAATTCCTTTTTCTGTTATTTCTTCTCCTAACCACATTAAAAATGCAGTACCAGCAGTTAAAGTAAGAATAACTACTATAATACTAAAAGTATCTTGATTGATTAATGCTCCTTTAAATAAACCTATACTAATACCTGTTGCTTGTATTAAAGCTAATACGATAGTTGCATATCTTTGATATTGAGCAATTTTTTTACTACCTTCCTCGCCTTCCTTCGCCATTTCTTCAAGACTAGGGATTGCTATAGTTAGTAGTTGCATAATAATAGATGCTGTAATGTAAGGTGTAATGCTTAGTGCAAAAATCGTCATATTACCAAAGGCCCCACCGGATACTAGATTGAAGAATGAAAGTAGTCCAGCATTATCTACTATATTTTTTACATACTCAATATTGATGCCAGGTACTGGAATAACAGAACCTAGTCTGAAAATAGCAAGCATCATAAAGGTGTATAAAATCCGCCTACGTAAATCTGGGATTTTCCAAGCATTTTTTAGTGTTTGTATCACCTTACATCACCTCTGCCTTTCCTCCAGCAGCTTCAATTTTCTCAGCAGCTGACTTAGTGAATCTTTGTGCTTGTACTGTTAAGCTTTTCTCTAAGTTGCCATTGCCTAGAATCTTGATTCCGTCTTTTTCTATCTTTTTAATAACACCTGTTTCTTTTAAAAGCTCTGGTGTAACTACTGTGCCATTTTCAAAGGCATTCAATCTTTCAATACTAATTTCATTGTAAACTTTTGCAAATATATTTGTAAATCCACGTTTTGGTAATCTTCTGTATAGAGGCATTTGACCCCCTTCAAATCCTGGTCTTACTCCTCCACCACTACGAGCTTTTTGACCGTTTGATCCACGACCAGCAGTCTTTCCAAGACCACTTGCAGTACCTCTACCTTTTCTTTTTCTATCTTTAACGGCACCTTCTGCAGGTCTAAGTTCATGTAGTTTCATGTCTACACCTCCTCAGTTTATATTTCCTTTACTTCTACTAAATGTTTTACTGTTTCAATCATACCTCTTATTTGAGGAGTAACTTCTTTTTCAGTTGTTTG
This DNA window, taken from Alkaliphilus flagellatus, encodes the following:
- the rpsM gene encoding 30S ribosomal protein S13 → MARIAGVDLPRDKRVEVGLTYIFGIGRKTSNGILAAAGINPDTRVKDLTEEEVNNLRKIIDSDHHVEGDLRREIALNIKRLKEIRCYRGLRHIKGLPVRGQKTKTNARTRKGPKKTVGRKKKK
- the rpsD gene encoding 30S ribosomal protein S4, translated to MARYTEAVCRLCRREGMKLYLKGDRCYTDKCAISKRAYAPGQHGNSRKKLSNYGIQLREKQKAKRFYGVLESQFRKYFEMADKQAGITGENLLRILETRLDNVVYRLGFGASRAEARQLVVHGHFLVNGKKVDIPSYLVSAGDTIVVAEKSKSSNKFKALAENFKGNVPNWLTADAEKLEGKIVSLPSREDIDLPIAENLIVELYSK
- the rpsI gene encoding 30S ribosomal protein S9, yielding MARVAYYGTGRRKQSIARVRLVPGEGNVKINNRDIEEYFKYETLKRDVRMPLTITETLGRFDVIATVAGGGYTGQAGALRHGIARALVKSDEELRGTLKKAGFLTRDARAKERKKYGLKAARRAPQFSKR
- the rplQ gene encoding 50S ribosomal protein L17, with protein sequence MAHYRKLGRVSAHRNLMLRNLVTSLLKSGRIETTETRAKETRRLAEKMITLAKRGDLHARRQVLSFITEETVVKNLFDEIAPKYQERNGGYTRIMKLGPRKGDAAEMVIIELV
- the truA gene encoding tRNA pseudouridine(38-40) synthase TruA; translated protein: MKNIMVEIQYDGTNYSGWQIQPNSRTIQEEIMRALKKLTGKELSINGSGRTDAGVHAYGQVASFILESNIPVDRLPLAFNSNLPNDISIINAMEVPMDFHARYSAIGKRYIYHIYEGRYRNPLLRNYSYHVHYKLDHKKMRDGAKLLLGTHDFRGFMSSGSSVENTVRTIRNLDIIIKDNSLYVYIEGDGFLYNMVRIITGTLVEVGMGKISIEHINRALETKDRTVAGHTAPPQGLFLDKVFYPLTH
- the rplM gene encoding 50S ribosomal protein L13, with the translated sequence MKSYMAKPNEVERKWYIVDAEGKTLGRLSTEIATILRGKNKPEFTPYVDTGDFVIVVNAEKVVLTGKKLDQSFYTYHTGHPGGLKQVSFRRLLAEKPEKLVYNAVKGMLPKNRLGRQMLTKLKVYAGPNHNHEAQKPEALDI
- a CDS encoding energy-coupling factor transporter ATPase, with the protein product MSKMIEVNNIQFQYKNNDDEGMLALNDVTVTVESGEFVVVIGHNGSGKSTLAKHMNALLLPTKGDVLVKGLNTKEEENIWNIRQTAGMVFQNPDNQIVATIVEEDVAFGPENLGVPPVEIIRRVEEALNIVDMLEYRGKAPHLLSGGQKQRIAIAGVIAMRPNCIIFDEPTAMLDPSGRKEVINTIKKLNKEENITIVHITHFMEEAVDADRVIVMENGQIVLEGKPKEVFSKVEQLKELGLDVPQITDLTNELIKEGIDLPQDILTVDEMVMRLCQLK
- a CDS encoding energy-coupling factor transporter transmembrane component T family protein, which gives rise to MLKDITIGQYYPTGSYVHKLDPRTKILITFALIIGLFIINTFIPYAYIIAFIFVSVYISKIPIKYIIKGLKPLRIIIIITFIINIFMTQGEPIFNLGPLVMTREGLYQAFFMAIRLVLLVMGTSLLTLTTSPIALTDGIEHLLNPFKKIGVPAHELAMMMTIALRFIPTLLEETDKIMKAQMARGADFESGNIISRAKSLVPLLVPLFISAFRRADELAMAMEARCYRGGENRTRMKELKMTGKDTVALVVTTFLLAVLIFHRVAL
- the rpmJ gene encoding 50S ribosomal protein L36, translating into MKVRPSVKPICEKCKIIKRNGRVMVICENPKHKQKQG
- a CDS encoding DNA-directed RNA polymerase subunit alpha — protein: MIEMEKPKVEVVEINEENTYGKFTVEPLERGYGTTLGNSLRRIMLSSLPGAAVTSVKIDGVLHEFSTIPGVKEDVSEIIINLKGLSIRMHGNEPKTVRIEAKGEGTITAGDIIADADVEILSPEMHIATLDSDGTLTMELTIAKGRGYVPAENNKTPGMPIGVLPIDSIFTPVTKVSYYVENTRVGQVTDYDRLIIEVFTDGSIMPDEAISLAAKIMNEHLNLFITLTEHVNDVEIMVQKEEDKKEKVLEMTIEELDLSVRSYNCLKRAGINTVDELAQKSEEDMMKVRNLGRKSLEEVQKKLDELGLGLKPSDE
- a CDS encoding energy-coupling factor transporter ATPase, with translation MSIKIENLTYVYNPGSPFETKALDNVNVEIKSGEFIGLIGHTGSGKSTLTQHLNGLIKPTSGKIIISGTDITDKSVKLRDVRKKVGLVFQYPEHQLFEETIYKDIAFGPLNLGLSESEVEERIKEAMEFVKLSFEELKDRSPFELSGGQRRRVAIAGVFAMKPEVLILDEPTAGLDPRTRDEILEEIKMLHSQYKNTVILVSHSMEDIAKLVDRIIVMHRGKIALLGDPREVFQQVETLESIGLGVPQISYLIRALKAKGIELREDIFTVEEAKEEILKWIRSNKNA
- the rpsK gene encoding 30S ribosomal protein S11, with amino-acid sequence MAKVAKKKGVRTRRRERKNIERGQAHIQSTFNNSIITLTDMQGNVISWASAGQLGFKGSRKSTPFAAQMAAETAAKAAMEHGLKTVEVYVKGPGAGREAAIRSLQAAGLEVNLIKDVTPIPHNGCRPPKRRRV